A genomic stretch from Gorilla gorilla gorilla isolate KB3781 chromosome 20, NHGRI_mGorGor1-v2.1_pri, whole genome shotgun sequence includes:
- the ZNF135 gene encoding zinc finger protein 135 isoform X4, translating into MCPHPPGLQLPSDRAGPAVPARSQGMTPGVRVSTDPEQVTFEDVVVDFSQEEWGQLKPAQRTLYHDVILDTFRLLVSVGHWLPKPNVISLLEQEAELWAVDSGLPQGVYPEIKGHFQFLLLSDLETRPKVKLSVLKQGISEEISNNVILVERFLWDGLWYCRGEDTEGHWEWSCESLESLAVPVAFTPVKTPVQEQWQRNGFGENISLNPDLPHQPMTPERQGPHTWGTRGKREKPDLNVLQKTCVKEKPYKCQECGKAFSHSSALTEHHRMHTGERPYECHECGKGFRNSSALTKHQRIHTGEKPYKCTQCGRTFNQIAPLIQHQRTHTGEKPYECSECGKSFSFRSSFSQHERTHTGEKPYECSECGKAFRQSIHLTQHLRIHTGEKPYQCGECGKAFSHSSSLTKHQRIHTGEKPYECHECGKAFTQITPLIQHQRTHTGEKPYECSECGKAFSQSTLLTEHRRIHTGEKPYGCNECGKTFSHSSSLSQHERTHTGEKPYECSQCGKAFRQSTHLTQHQRIHTGEKPYECNDCGKAFSHSSSLTKHQRIHTGEKPYECNQCGRAFSQLAPLIQHQRIHTGEKPYECNQCGRAFSQSSLLIEHQRIHTKEKPYGCNECGKSFSHSSSLSQHERTHTGEKPYECHDCGKSFRQSTHLTQHRRIHTGEKPYACRDCGKAFTHSSSLTKHQRTHTG; encoded by the exons ATGTGTCCGCACCCGCCAGGCCTTCAGCTTCCCTCAGACAG AGCAGGGCCAGCCGTTCCTGCCAGAAGCCAGGGCATGACCCCTGGGGTGCGCGTCTCCACAGACCCG GAGCAAGTGACATTTGAGGACGTGGTAGTGGACTTCAGCCAGGAGGAGTGGGGGCAGCTGAAGCCTGCCCAGAGGACCCTGTACCATGATGTAATACTGGACACCTTCAGGCTTCTGGTCTCTGTGG GACATTGGTTACCGAAGCCGAATGTCATCTCCCTGCTGGAGCAAGAGGCAGAGCTGTGGGCGGTGGACTCTGGACTTCCCCAAGGCGTGTACCCAG AGATTAAGGGACATTTCCAGTTTTTGCTTCTTTCAGACTTGGAAACTAGACCCAAAGTCAAACTGTCAGTTCTAAAGCAAGGCATCTCTGAAGAAATATCCAACAATGTCATCTTGGTAGAAAGATTCCTGTGGGATGGTCTGTGGTACTGCAGGGGTGAGGACACTGAGGGCCACTGGGAATGGAGTTGTGAGAGTCTAGAGAGCCTGGCAGTGCCGGTGGCCTTCACGCCTGTGAAGACGCCTGTTCAGGAGCAGTGGCAGAGGAATGGGTTTGGGGAAAACATAAGTCTGAACCCTGATCTCCCACATCAACCAATGACTCCTGAAAGACAAGGTCCCCACACATGGGGAACACGTGGAAAAAGGGAGAAGCCAGACCTAAATGTTTTACAGAAAACCTGTGTAaaagagaaaccctacaaatgtcaGGAGTGCGGAAAGGCCTTTAGTCACAGCTCAGCACTTACTGAACACCACCGGATGCACACAGGAGAGAGACCTTACGAATGTCACGAATGTGGAAAAGGCTTCCGGAACAGCTCGGCACTTACCAAACACCAGAGAATCCATACTGGGGAGAAACCCTATAAATGCACTCAGTGTGGGAGGACCTTCAACCAAATTGCCCCACTGATCCAGCACCAGAGAACTCACACAGGCGAGAAGCCCTATGAATGCAGCGAATGTGGGAAATCCTTCAGTTTTAGGTCCTCCTTCAGCCAGCACGAGCGAACTCACACAGGCGAGAAGCCCTACGAGTGCAGTGAGTGCGGGAAAGCCTTCCGGCAAAGCATCCACCTCACCCAGCATCTGCGAATCCACACTGGGGAGAAACCCTATCAGTGCGGTGAGTGTGGCAAGGCCTTCAGCCACAGCTCGTCCTTGACCAAACACCAGCGAATCCACACAGGGGAGAAGCCCTATGAGTGCCATGAGTGTGGAAAAGCCTTcacccagatcacaccactgattCAGCACCAGAGGACCCACACAGGAGAAAAGCCCTATGAGTGCAGtgagtgtgggaaagccttcagtcaGAGCACACTCCTGACCGAGCATCGGAGGATTCACACGGGAGAGAAGCCCTACGGATGCAACGAGTGTGGGAAAACCTTCAGCCACAGCTCCTCACTCAGCCAGCATGAGCGGACACACACAGGAGAGAAGCCCTATGAGTGCAGTCAGTGTGGGAAGGCCTTCCGGCAGAGCACACACCTCACCCAACACCAGCGAATCCACACAGGGGAGAAGCCCTATGAATGCAATGACTGCGGCAAGGCATTCAGTCACAGCTCATCCCTCACCAAACATCAGCGAATCCACACTGGGGAGAAGCCCTACGAATGCAACCAGTGTGGCAGAGCCTTCAGCCAGCTTGCTCCCCTCATTCAGCATCAGAGGAtccacacaggagagaaaccctatgaatgtaaccAGTGTGGCAGAGCCTTCAGCCAGAGCTCCCTTCTCATCGAACACCAGAGGATTCACACCAAGGAAAAGCCATATGGGTGCAATGAGTGTGGGAAATCCTTCAGCCACAGCTCCTCGCTCAGCCAGCACGAAAGGACGCACACTGGGGAAAAGCCCTATGAGTGTCACGATTGCGGAAagtcctttaggcagagcacccACCTCACTCAGCACCGGAGGAtccacacaggagagaaaccatATGCATGCAGGGACTGTGGAAAGGCCTTTACACACAGCTCCTCCCTTACCAAGCACCAGAGAACTCACACTGGATAA
- the ZNF135 gene encoding zinc finger protein 135 isoform X5 → MTPGVRVSTDPEQVTFEDVVVDFSQEEWGQLKPAQRTLYHDVILDTFRLLVSVERLLWRRQDNCLGCLSCDQDQQKRQGHWLPKPNVISLLEQEAELWAVDSGLPQGVYPEIKGHFQFLLLSDLETRPKVKLSVLKQGISEEISNNVILVERFLWDGLWYCRGEDTEGHWEWSCESLESLAVPVAFTPVKTPVQEQWQRNGFGENISLNPDLPHQPMTPERQGPHTWGTRGKREKPDLNVLQKTCVKEKPYKCQECGKAFSHSSALTEHHRMHTGERPYECHECGKGFRNSSALTKHQRIHTGEKPYKCTQCGRTFNQIAPLIQHQRTHTGEKPYECSECGKSFSFRSSFSQHERTHTGEKPYECSECGKAFRQSIHLTQHLRIHTGEKPYQCGECGKAFSHSSSLTKHQRIHTGEKPYECHECGKAFTQITPLIQHQRTHTGEKPYECSECGKAFSQSTLLTEHRRIHTGEKPYGCNECGKTFSHSSSLSQHERTHTGEKPYECSQCGKAFRQSTHLTQHQRIHTGEKPYECNDCGKAFSHSSSLTKHQRIHTGEKPYECNQCGRAFSQLAPLIQHQRIHTGEKPYECNQCGRAFSQSSLLIEHQRIHTKEKPYGCNECGKSFSHSSSLSQHERTHTGEKPYECHDCGKSFRQSTHLTQHRRIHTGEKPYACRDCGKAFTHSSSLTKHQRTHTG, encoded by the exons ATGACCCCTGGGGTGCGCGTCTCCACAGACCCG GAGCAAGTGACATTTGAGGACGTGGTAGTGGACTTCAGCCAGGAGGAGTGGGGGCAGCTGAAGCCTGCCCAGAGGACCCTGTACCATGATGTAATACTGGACACCTTCAGGCTTCTGGTCTCTGTGG AGAGGCTTCTCTGGAGGCGACAAGACAACTGCCTGGGGTGCCTTTCCTGTGACCAAGACCAGCAGAAAAGACAGG GACATTGGTTACCGAAGCCGAATGTCATCTCCCTGCTGGAGCAAGAGGCAGAGCTGTGGGCGGTGGACTCTGGACTTCCCCAAGGCGTGTACCCAG AGATTAAGGGACATTTCCAGTTTTTGCTTCTTTCAGACTTGGAAACTAGACCCAAAGTCAAACTGTCAGTTCTAAAGCAAGGCATCTCTGAAGAAATATCCAACAATGTCATCTTGGTAGAAAGATTCCTGTGGGATGGTCTGTGGTACTGCAGGGGTGAGGACACTGAGGGCCACTGGGAATGGAGTTGTGAGAGTCTAGAGAGCCTGGCAGTGCCGGTGGCCTTCACGCCTGTGAAGACGCCTGTTCAGGAGCAGTGGCAGAGGAATGGGTTTGGGGAAAACATAAGTCTGAACCCTGATCTCCCACATCAACCAATGACTCCTGAAAGACAAGGTCCCCACACATGGGGAACACGTGGAAAAAGGGAGAAGCCAGACCTAAATGTTTTACAGAAAACCTGTGTAaaagagaaaccctacaaatgtcaGGAGTGCGGAAAGGCCTTTAGTCACAGCTCAGCACTTACTGAACACCACCGGATGCACACAGGAGAGAGACCTTACGAATGTCACGAATGTGGAAAAGGCTTCCGGAACAGCTCGGCACTTACCAAACACCAGAGAATCCATACTGGGGAGAAACCCTATAAATGCACTCAGTGTGGGAGGACCTTCAACCAAATTGCCCCACTGATCCAGCACCAGAGAACTCACACAGGCGAGAAGCCCTATGAATGCAGCGAATGTGGGAAATCCTTCAGTTTTAGGTCCTCCTTCAGCCAGCACGAGCGAACTCACACAGGCGAGAAGCCCTACGAGTGCAGTGAGTGCGGGAAAGCCTTCCGGCAAAGCATCCACCTCACCCAGCATCTGCGAATCCACACTGGGGAGAAACCCTATCAGTGCGGTGAGTGTGGCAAGGCCTTCAGCCACAGCTCGTCCTTGACCAAACACCAGCGAATCCACACAGGGGAGAAGCCCTATGAGTGCCATGAGTGTGGAAAAGCCTTcacccagatcacaccactgattCAGCACCAGAGGACCCACACAGGAGAAAAGCCCTATGAGTGCAGtgagtgtgggaaagccttcagtcaGAGCACACTCCTGACCGAGCATCGGAGGATTCACACGGGAGAGAAGCCCTACGGATGCAACGAGTGTGGGAAAACCTTCAGCCACAGCTCCTCACTCAGCCAGCATGAGCGGACACACACAGGAGAGAAGCCCTATGAGTGCAGTCAGTGTGGGAAGGCCTTCCGGCAGAGCACACACCTCACCCAACACCAGCGAATCCACACAGGGGAGAAGCCCTATGAATGCAATGACTGCGGCAAGGCATTCAGTCACAGCTCATCCCTCACCAAACATCAGCGAATCCACACTGGGGAGAAGCCCTACGAATGCAACCAGTGTGGCAGAGCCTTCAGCCAGCTTGCTCCCCTCATTCAGCATCAGAGGAtccacacaggagagaaaccctatgaatgtaaccAGTGTGGCAGAGCCTTCAGCCAGAGCTCCCTTCTCATCGAACACCAGAGGATTCACACCAAGGAAAAGCCATATGGGTGCAATGAGTGTGGGAAATCCTTCAGCCACAGCTCCTCGCTCAGCCAGCACGAAAGGACGCACACTGGGGAAAAGCCCTATGAGTGTCACGATTGCGGAAagtcctttaggcagagcacccACCTCACTCAGCACCGGAGGAtccacacaggagagaaaccatATGCATGCAGGGACTGTGGAAAGGCCTTTACACACAGCTCCTCCCTTACCAAGCACCAGAGAACTCACACTGGATAA
- the ZNF135 gene encoding zinc finger protein 135 isoform X6, translating to MCPHPPGLQLPSDRAGPAVPARSQGMTPGVRVSTDPEQVTFEDVVVDFSQEEWGQLKPAQRTLYHDVILDTFRLLVSVGHWLPKPNVISLLEQEAELWAVDSGLPQGVYPDLETRPKVKLSVLKQGISEEISNNVILVERFLWDGLWYCRGEDTEGHWEWSCESLESLAVPVAFTPVKTPVQEQWQRNGFGENISLNPDLPHQPMTPERQGPHTWGTRGKREKPDLNVLQKTCVKEKPYKCQECGKAFSHSSALTEHHRMHTGERPYECHECGKGFRNSSALTKHQRIHTGEKPYKCTQCGRTFNQIAPLIQHQRTHTGEKPYECSECGKSFSFRSSFSQHERTHTGEKPYECSECGKAFRQSIHLTQHLRIHTGEKPYQCGECGKAFSHSSSLTKHQRIHTGEKPYECHECGKAFTQITPLIQHQRTHTGEKPYECSECGKAFSQSTLLTEHRRIHTGEKPYGCNECGKTFSHSSSLSQHERTHTGEKPYECSQCGKAFRQSTHLTQHQRIHTGEKPYECNDCGKAFSHSSSLTKHQRIHTGEKPYECNQCGRAFSQLAPLIQHQRIHTGEKPYECNQCGRAFSQSSLLIEHQRIHTKEKPYGCNECGKSFSHSSSLSQHERTHTGEKPYECHDCGKSFRQSTHLTQHRRIHTGEKPYACRDCGKAFTHSSSLTKHQRTHTG from the exons ATGTGTCCGCACCCGCCAGGCCTTCAGCTTCCCTCAGACAG AGCAGGGCCAGCCGTTCCTGCCAGAAGCCAGGGCATGACCCCTGGGGTGCGCGTCTCCACAGACCCG GAGCAAGTGACATTTGAGGACGTGGTAGTGGACTTCAGCCAGGAGGAGTGGGGGCAGCTGAAGCCTGCCCAGAGGACCCTGTACCATGATGTAATACTGGACACCTTCAGGCTTCTGGTCTCTGTGG GACATTGGTTACCGAAGCCGAATGTCATCTCCCTGCTGGAGCAAGAGGCAGAGCTGTGGGCGGTGGACTCTGGACTTCCCCAAGGCGTGTACCCAG ACTTGGAAACTAGACCCAAAGTCAAACTGTCAGTTCTAAAGCAAGGCATCTCTGAAGAAATATCCAACAATGTCATCTTGGTAGAAAGATTCCTGTGGGATGGTCTGTGGTACTGCAGGGGTGAGGACACTGAGGGCCACTGGGAATGGAGTTGTGAGAGTCTAGAGAGCCTGGCAGTGCCGGTGGCCTTCACGCCTGTGAAGACGCCTGTTCAGGAGCAGTGGCAGAGGAATGGGTTTGGGGAAAACATAAGTCTGAACCCTGATCTCCCACATCAACCAATGACTCCTGAAAGACAAGGTCCCCACACATGGGGAACACGTGGAAAAAGGGAGAAGCCAGACCTAAATGTTTTACAGAAAACCTGTGTAaaagagaaaccctacaaatgtcaGGAGTGCGGAAAGGCCTTTAGTCACAGCTCAGCACTTACTGAACACCACCGGATGCACACAGGAGAGAGACCTTACGAATGTCACGAATGTGGAAAAGGCTTCCGGAACAGCTCGGCACTTACCAAACACCAGAGAATCCATACTGGGGAGAAACCCTATAAATGCACTCAGTGTGGGAGGACCTTCAACCAAATTGCCCCACTGATCCAGCACCAGAGAACTCACACAGGCGAGAAGCCCTATGAATGCAGCGAATGTGGGAAATCCTTCAGTTTTAGGTCCTCCTTCAGCCAGCACGAGCGAACTCACACAGGCGAGAAGCCCTACGAGTGCAGTGAGTGCGGGAAAGCCTTCCGGCAAAGCATCCACCTCACCCAGCATCTGCGAATCCACACTGGGGAGAAACCCTATCAGTGCGGTGAGTGTGGCAAGGCCTTCAGCCACAGCTCGTCCTTGACCAAACACCAGCGAATCCACACAGGGGAGAAGCCCTATGAGTGCCATGAGTGTGGAAAAGCCTTcacccagatcacaccactgattCAGCACCAGAGGACCCACACAGGAGAAAAGCCCTATGAGTGCAGtgagtgtgggaaagccttcagtcaGAGCACACTCCTGACCGAGCATCGGAGGATTCACACGGGAGAGAAGCCCTACGGATGCAACGAGTGTGGGAAAACCTTCAGCCACAGCTCCTCACTCAGCCAGCATGAGCGGACACACACAGGAGAGAAGCCCTATGAGTGCAGTCAGTGTGGGAAGGCCTTCCGGCAGAGCACACACCTCACCCAACACCAGCGAATCCACACAGGGGAGAAGCCCTATGAATGCAATGACTGCGGCAAGGCATTCAGTCACAGCTCATCCCTCACCAAACATCAGCGAATCCACACTGGGGAGAAGCCCTACGAATGCAACCAGTGTGGCAGAGCCTTCAGCCAGCTTGCTCCCCTCATTCAGCATCAGAGGAtccacacaggagagaaaccctatgaatgtaaccAGTGTGGCAGAGCCTTCAGCCAGAGCTCCCTTCTCATCGAACACCAGAGGATTCACACCAAGGAAAAGCCATATGGGTGCAATGAGTGTGGGAAATCCTTCAGCCACAGCTCCTCGCTCAGCCAGCACGAAAGGACGCACACTGGGGAAAAGCCCTATGAGTGTCACGATTGCGGAAagtcctttaggcagagcacccACCTCACTCAGCACCGGAGGAtccacacaggagagaaaccatATGCATGCAGGGACTGTGGAAAGGCCTTTACACACAGCTCCTCCCTTACCAAGCACCAGAGAACTCACACTGGATAA
- the ZNF135 gene encoding zinc finger protein 135 isoform X2 encodes MCPHPPGLQLPSDRAGPAVPARSQGMTPGVRVSTDPEQVTFEDVVVDFSQEEWGQLKPAQRTLYHDVILDTFRLLVSVERLLWRRQDNCLGCLSCDQDQQKRQGHWLPKPNVISLLEQEAELWAVDSGLPQGVYPDLETRPKVKLSVLKQGISEEISNNVILVERFLWDGLWYCRGEDTEGHWEWSCESLESLAVPVAFTPVKTPVQEQWQRNGFGENISLNPDLPHQPMTPERQGPHTWGTRGKREKPDLNVLQKTCVKEKPYKCQECGKAFSHSSALTEHHRMHTGERPYECHECGKGFRNSSALTKHQRIHTGEKPYKCTQCGRTFNQIAPLIQHQRTHTGEKPYECSECGKSFSFRSSFSQHERTHTGEKPYECSECGKAFRQSIHLTQHLRIHTGEKPYQCGECGKAFSHSSSLTKHQRIHTGEKPYECHECGKAFTQITPLIQHQRTHTGEKPYECSECGKAFSQSTLLTEHRRIHTGEKPYGCNECGKTFSHSSSLSQHERTHTGEKPYECSQCGKAFRQSTHLTQHQRIHTGEKPYECNDCGKAFSHSSSLTKHQRIHTGEKPYECNQCGRAFSQLAPLIQHQRIHTGEKPYECNQCGRAFSQSSLLIEHQRIHTKEKPYGCNECGKSFSHSSSLSQHERTHTGEKPYECHDCGKSFRQSTHLTQHRRIHTGEKPYACRDCGKAFTHSSSLTKHQRTHTG; translated from the exons ATGTGTCCGCACCCGCCAGGCCTTCAGCTTCCCTCAGACAG AGCAGGGCCAGCCGTTCCTGCCAGAAGCCAGGGCATGACCCCTGGGGTGCGCGTCTCCACAGACCCG GAGCAAGTGACATTTGAGGACGTGGTAGTGGACTTCAGCCAGGAGGAGTGGGGGCAGCTGAAGCCTGCCCAGAGGACCCTGTACCATGATGTAATACTGGACACCTTCAGGCTTCTGGTCTCTGTGG AGAGGCTTCTCTGGAGGCGACAAGACAACTGCCTGGGGTGCCTTTCCTGTGACCAAGACCAGCAGAAAAGACAGG GACATTGGTTACCGAAGCCGAATGTCATCTCCCTGCTGGAGCAAGAGGCAGAGCTGTGGGCGGTGGACTCTGGACTTCCCCAAGGCGTGTACCCAG ACTTGGAAACTAGACCCAAAGTCAAACTGTCAGTTCTAAAGCAAGGCATCTCTGAAGAAATATCCAACAATGTCATCTTGGTAGAAAGATTCCTGTGGGATGGTCTGTGGTACTGCAGGGGTGAGGACACTGAGGGCCACTGGGAATGGAGTTGTGAGAGTCTAGAGAGCCTGGCAGTGCCGGTGGCCTTCACGCCTGTGAAGACGCCTGTTCAGGAGCAGTGGCAGAGGAATGGGTTTGGGGAAAACATAAGTCTGAACCCTGATCTCCCACATCAACCAATGACTCCTGAAAGACAAGGTCCCCACACATGGGGAACACGTGGAAAAAGGGAGAAGCCAGACCTAAATGTTTTACAGAAAACCTGTGTAaaagagaaaccctacaaatgtcaGGAGTGCGGAAAGGCCTTTAGTCACAGCTCAGCACTTACTGAACACCACCGGATGCACACAGGAGAGAGACCTTACGAATGTCACGAATGTGGAAAAGGCTTCCGGAACAGCTCGGCACTTACCAAACACCAGAGAATCCATACTGGGGAGAAACCCTATAAATGCACTCAGTGTGGGAGGACCTTCAACCAAATTGCCCCACTGATCCAGCACCAGAGAACTCACACAGGCGAGAAGCCCTATGAATGCAGCGAATGTGGGAAATCCTTCAGTTTTAGGTCCTCCTTCAGCCAGCACGAGCGAACTCACACAGGCGAGAAGCCCTACGAGTGCAGTGAGTGCGGGAAAGCCTTCCGGCAAAGCATCCACCTCACCCAGCATCTGCGAATCCACACTGGGGAGAAACCCTATCAGTGCGGTGAGTGTGGCAAGGCCTTCAGCCACAGCTCGTCCTTGACCAAACACCAGCGAATCCACACAGGGGAGAAGCCCTATGAGTGCCATGAGTGTGGAAAAGCCTTcacccagatcacaccactgattCAGCACCAGAGGACCCACACAGGAGAAAAGCCCTATGAGTGCAGtgagtgtgggaaagccttcagtcaGAGCACACTCCTGACCGAGCATCGGAGGATTCACACGGGAGAGAAGCCCTACGGATGCAACGAGTGTGGGAAAACCTTCAGCCACAGCTCCTCACTCAGCCAGCATGAGCGGACACACACAGGAGAGAAGCCCTATGAGTGCAGTCAGTGTGGGAAGGCCTTCCGGCAGAGCACACACCTCACCCAACACCAGCGAATCCACACAGGGGAGAAGCCCTATGAATGCAATGACTGCGGCAAGGCATTCAGTCACAGCTCATCCCTCACCAAACATCAGCGAATCCACACTGGGGAGAAGCCCTACGAATGCAACCAGTGTGGCAGAGCCTTCAGCCAGCTTGCTCCCCTCATTCAGCATCAGAGGAtccacacaggagagaaaccctatgaatgtaaccAGTGTGGCAGAGCCTTCAGCCAGAGCTCCCTTCTCATCGAACACCAGAGGATTCACACCAAGGAAAAGCCATATGGGTGCAATGAGTGTGGGAAATCCTTCAGCCACAGCTCCTCGCTCAGCCAGCACGAAAGGACGCACACTGGGGAAAAGCCCTATGAGTGTCACGATTGCGGAAagtcctttaggcagagcacccACCTCACTCAGCACCGGAGGAtccacacaggagagaaaccatATGCATGCAGGGACTGTGGAAAGGCCTTTACACACAGCTCCTCCCTTACCAAGCACCAGAGAACTCACACTGGATAA
- the ZNF135 gene encoding zinc finger protein 135 isoform X9, which translates to MTPGVRVSTDPEQVTFEDVVVDFSQEEWGQLKPAQRTLYHDVILDTFRLLVSVGHWLPKPNVISLLEQEAELWAVDSGLPQGVYPEIKGHFQFLLLSDLETRPKVKLSVLKQGISEEISNNVILVERFLWDGLWYCRGEDTEGHWEWSCESLESLAVPVAFTPVKTPVQEQWQRNGFGENISLNPDLPHQPMTPERQGPHTWGTRGKREKPDLNVLQKTCVKEKPYKCQECGKAFSHSSALTEHHRMHTGERPYECHECGKGFRNSSALTKHQRIHTGEKPYKCTQCGRTFNQIAPLIQHQRTHTGEKPYECSECGKSFSFRSSFSQHERTHTGEKPYECSECGKAFRQSIHLTQHLRIHTGEKPYQCGECGKAFSHSSSLTKHQRIHTGEKPYECHECGKAFTQITPLIQHQRTHTGEKPYECSECGKAFSQSTLLTEHRRIHTGEKPYGCNECGKTFSHSSSLSQHERTHTGEKPYECSQCGKAFRQSTHLTQHQRIHTGEKPYECNDCGKAFSHSSSLTKHQRIHTGEKPYECNQCGRAFSQLAPLIQHQRIHTGEKPYECNQCGRAFSQSSLLIEHQRIHTKEKPYGCNECGKSFSHSSSLSQHERTHTGEKPYECHDCGKSFRQSTHLTQHRRIHTGEKPYACRDCGKAFTHSSSLTKHQRTHTG; encoded by the exons ATGACCCCTGGGGTGCGCGTCTCCACAGACCCG GAGCAAGTGACATTTGAGGACGTGGTAGTGGACTTCAGCCAGGAGGAGTGGGGGCAGCTGAAGCCTGCCCAGAGGACCCTGTACCATGATGTAATACTGGACACCTTCAGGCTTCTGGTCTCTGTGG GACATTGGTTACCGAAGCCGAATGTCATCTCCCTGCTGGAGCAAGAGGCAGAGCTGTGGGCGGTGGACTCTGGACTTCCCCAAGGCGTGTACCCAG AGATTAAGGGACATTTCCAGTTTTTGCTTCTTTCAGACTTGGAAACTAGACCCAAAGTCAAACTGTCAGTTCTAAAGCAAGGCATCTCTGAAGAAATATCCAACAATGTCATCTTGGTAGAAAGATTCCTGTGGGATGGTCTGTGGTACTGCAGGGGTGAGGACACTGAGGGCCACTGGGAATGGAGTTGTGAGAGTCTAGAGAGCCTGGCAGTGCCGGTGGCCTTCACGCCTGTGAAGACGCCTGTTCAGGAGCAGTGGCAGAGGAATGGGTTTGGGGAAAACATAAGTCTGAACCCTGATCTCCCACATCAACCAATGACTCCTGAAAGACAAGGTCCCCACACATGGGGAACACGTGGAAAAAGGGAGAAGCCAGACCTAAATGTTTTACAGAAAACCTGTGTAaaagagaaaccctacaaatgtcaGGAGTGCGGAAAGGCCTTTAGTCACAGCTCAGCACTTACTGAACACCACCGGATGCACACAGGAGAGAGACCTTACGAATGTCACGAATGTGGAAAAGGCTTCCGGAACAGCTCGGCACTTACCAAACACCAGAGAATCCATACTGGGGAGAAACCCTATAAATGCACTCAGTGTGGGAGGACCTTCAACCAAATTGCCCCACTGATCCAGCACCAGAGAACTCACACAGGCGAGAAGCCCTATGAATGCAGCGAATGTGGGAAATCCTTCAGTTTTAGGTCCTCCTTCAGCCAGCACGAGCGAACTCACACAGGCGAGAAGCCCTACGAGTGCAGTGAGTGCGGGAAAGCCTTCCGGCAAAGCATCCACCTCACCCAGCATCTGCGAATCCACACTGGGGAGAAACCCTATCAGTGCGGTGAGTGTGGCAAGGCCTTCAGCCACAGCTCGTCCTTGACCAAACACCAGCGAATCCACACAGGGGAGAAGCCCTATGAGTGCCATGAGTGTGGAAAAGCCTTcacccagatcacaccactgattCAGCACCAGAGGACCCACACAGGAGAAAAGCCCTATGAGTGCAGtgagtgtgggaaagccttcagtcaGAGCACACTCCTGACCGAGCATCGGAGGATTCACACGGGAGAGAAGCCCTACGGATGCAACGAGTGTGGGAAAACCTTCAGCCACAGCTCCTCACTCAGCCAGCATGAGCGGACACACACAGGAGAGAAGCCCTATGAGTGCAGTCAGTGTGGGAAGGCCTTCCGGCAGAGCACACACCTCACCCAACACCAGCGAATCCACACAGGGGAGAAGCCCTATGAATGCAATGACTGCGGCAAGGCATTCAGTCACAGCTCATCCCTCACCAAACATCAGCGAATCCACACTGGGGAGAAGCCCTACGAATGCAACCAGTGTGGCAGAGCCTTCAGCCAGCTTGCTCCCCTCATTCAGCATCAGAGGAtccacacaggagagaaaccctatgaatgtaaccAGTGTGGCAGAGCCTTCAGCCAGAGCTCCCTTCTCATCGAACACCAGAGGATTCACACCAAGGAAAAGCCATATGGGTGCAATGAGTGTGGGAAATCCTTCAGCCACAGCTCCTCGCTCAGCCAGCACGAAAGGACGCACACTGGGGAAAAGCCCTATGAGTGTCACGATTGCGGAAagtcctttaggcagagcacccACCTCACTCAGCACCGGAGGAtccacacaggagagaaaccatATGCATGCAGGGACTGTGGAAAGGCCTTTACACACAGCTCCTCCCTTACCAAGCACCAGAGAACTCACACTGGATAA